In Erigeron canadensis isolate Cc75 chromosome 6, C_canadensis_v1, whole genome shotgun sequence, the following are encoded in one genomic region:
- the LOC122603873 gene encoding peptidyl-prolyl cis-trans isomerase FKBP20-1 has protein sequence MAETVDLSGDGGVMKTIVKRAKPDAITPSDSLPLLDVHYEGTLAETGEVFDTTHEDNTIFSFELGKGSVIKAWDIALRTMKVGEVAKITCKSDYAYGSAGSPPEIPPDASLIFEVELVACRPRKGSSLASASDERARLDELKRQREMAAAQKEEDKKKREEAKAAAAARIQAKMDSKKGGKGKNKGK, from the exons ATGGCTGAAACTGTCGACTTGAGTGGAGATGGAGgtgtgatgaagacaattgtgAAGAGAGCCAAACCTGATGCTATTACTCCTTCGGATAGCCTTCCTCTGCTTGATG TGCATTATGAAGGGACTTTGGCTGAAACTGGTGAAGTTTTCGATACTACACATGAAGACAATACGATTTTCAGCTTTGAACTAGGCAAGGGTTCTGTAATAAAGGCTTGGGATATTGCTCTTAGAACCATGAAG GTTGGGGAGGTTGCCAAAATAACTTGCAAGTCGGATTATGCGTATGGCAGTGCGGGTTCCCCACCTGAGATTCCACCAGA TGCAAGTCTTATTTTTGAGGTGGAGCTGGTAGCGTGCAGACCAAGAAAAGGTTCGAGCCTGGCTAGTGCCTCAGATGAAAGGGCTAGATTAGA TGAGCTGAAGAGACAAAGGGAGATGGCAGCTGCACAGAAGGAAGAAGACAAAAAGAAACGAGAAGAAGCCAAGGCAGCTGCTGCGGCTCGTATTCAGGCCAAAATGGACTCCAAGAAAGGCGGGAAGGGAAAGAACAAGGGAAAGTAG
- the LOC122605036 gene encoding aspartic proteinase PCS1-like, whose product MASIHHHLLLSKLFFISCLFVQSRSILSSKNAILPLKIQSIPSGSSTKPPKKLSFNHNVSLTVTFAIGSPPQPVTMVLDTGSELTWVHSKKTPNTPLSYDPLHSTSYTPVPCTSPICMTRTRDFTMPASCDPKKLCHAIVSYADATSVEGNLAIDTFRVMDSDLPGIIFGCMDTDTSTNQYEDSKSTGLMGLNRGSLSFVTQMGYSKFSYCISGQDSTGVLIFGEYNITWLRTLTYTPMVKITDPLPYFDRVAYTVQLEGIKVAGTVLALPKSIYEPDHTGAGQTMIDSGTQYTFLLGPVYTALKSEFLKQTKNVLRVYEDTNFVFQGAMDLCYRVEKGRVGLPVLPNVSMMFRGAEMVVSGEKLLVKVEGIITKGSDDLYCFTFGNSDLLGIEAYVIGHHHQQNMWMEFDLANNRVGFAEVRCDTTSQKLGVDL is encoded by the coding sequence ATGGCCTctattcatcatcatcttcttctttctaAACTCTTCTTCAtttcttgtttatttgttcAATCAAGATCCATCCTTTCTTCAAAAAATGCAATCTTACCCCTCAAGATTCAATCAATTCCATCCGGGTCCTCGACAAAACCTCCAAAGAAACTCTCATTCAACCACAATGTATCTCTAACCGTCACCTTCGCCATCGGATCACCACCGCAGCCGGTTACCATGGTGTTAGATACTGGCAGCGAGCTCACATGGGTCCACAGTAAAAAAACACCAAATACACCTTTATCGTACGACCCATTACATTCTACATCGTACACACCTGTTCCTTGTACGTCACCCATTTGCATGACCCGAACCCGAGACTTCACAATGCCCGCTTCTTGCGACCCGAAAAAGCTTTGCCACGCTATCGTCTCTTACGCCGACGCCACTTCAGTCGAAGGCAATCTAGCGATTGACACATTTCGGGTCATGGATTCGGACCTACCCGGAATAATATTCGGATGCATGGATACGGATACAAGTACTAACCAATACGAAGATTCAAAGAGCACCGGTTTAATGGGCTTAAACCGGGGGTCCTTATCTTTTGTAACTCAAATGGGTTATTCAAAATTTTCGTATTGTATTTCGGGTCAAGACTCCACGGGCGTGTTAATATTCGGAGAATATAATATTACGTGGCTCCGAACATTAACTTATACGCCCATGGTTAAAATCACGGACCCGTTACCTTATTTTGACCGGGTCGCATACACGGTCCAGTTAGAAGGAATTAAAGTTGCGGGTACAGTTTTAGCCTTACCAAAATCAATATATGAACCCGACCATACGGGTGCGGGTCAAACCATGATTGACTCGGGTACTCAATATACTTTTCTACTAGGACCGGTTTACACCGCCTTAAAAAGCGAATTTTTAAAGCAAACAAAAAATGTGTTACGTGTTTACGAGGATACAAACTTTGTGTTTCAAGGTGCCATGGATCTTTGTTACCGGGTTGAGAAAGGTCGGGTCGGGTTACCGGTATTACCAAATGTGAGTATGATGTTTCGGGGGGCCGAAATGGTGGTGTCGGGTGAGAAGTTATTGGTAAAAGTGGAAGGAATAATAACGAAAGGGAGTGATGACTTATATTGCTTTACGTTTGGAAATTCCGATTTGTTGGGGATTGAAGCATATGTAATCGGACATCACCATCAACAAAATATGTGGATGGAATTTGATCTTGCAAATAATCGGGTCGGGTTTGCTGAGGTTAGGTGTGATACAACGAGTCAAAAGCTTGGAGTTGACTTGTAA
- the LOC122604895 gene encoding uncharacterized protein LOC122604895, with translation MRFKLIELRESQPEIVFVWNKWAPIKVNFLAWSLWLGRLPSKDNLIFRNVNLQSTSCDICGLDEESPEHVFGSCIITSQVWEAISQWCRISCFFFFSVTDLPILYQSLRGDMGWKLAVQLVFFMTFWGLWRNRNNAVFNSKRTSAKHLFEEIRYPSFLWIKNRSRNLTLSWGDWCDFNISCMF, from the coding sequence ATGAGGTTTAAACTCATAGAGCTTCGTGAGTCTCAACCTGAGATCGTGTTTGTATGGAATAAATGGGCTCCTATTAAGGTAAATTTCTTGGCATGGAGTTTATGGTTGGGTCGTTTGCCATCCaaggacaaccttatatttcgCAATGTTAATCTTCAATCCACGAGTTGTGACATTTGTGGACTAGATGAGGAATCTCCGGAGCATGTTTTTGGTTCTTGCATTATTACCTCCCAGGTTTGGGAGGCCATCTCGCAGTGGTGTCGCAtctcttgtttctttttcttctcgGTCACAGACCTTCCTATTTTGTATCAGAGTTTGAGAGGCGACATGGGATGGAAACTAGCAGTCCAGTTAGTGTTCTTCATGACGTTTTGGGGCCTCTGGAGAAACAGGAATAACGCAGTCTTTAACTCCAAAAGAACATCTGCCAAGCATCTCTTTGAGGAAATCCGATATCCCTCTTTTCTGTGGATCAAGAATCGGTCTAGGAATTTGACATTGTCTTGGGGTGACTGGTGTGATTTTAACATCTCTTGTATGTTTTGA